Genomic window (Dictyoglomus thermophilum H-6-12):
TCAAACTCCACAACATAAGGACAATCTGGATCGTATTCATTGATAATTCCACTTCTCTCCTCTTCTGCCGACAATATTTCCCAAATTCTCTCTAAAGCTGCCTTAGCTTTTCGGTAGGAGTTTATAATGTTAGGAAGTACATTCATGGGTGCTATAAAAATATTGATTAATCCTATAAAAGATATTATTCCGCCAACACTTATCTCACCACTTATCACTAACCTTCCTCCAAATAGAAACATCATTATAAAGGGACTTAAAGAAATAATCTCTTTCATAGGATCAAGAATCACTTCAAAGCTTGCAGATCTTAATCCCTCTTTGAATGCTCTTTTAATCTTTTCATCAAATAAACTCACCATTTCAGACTTGAGATTAAAAGCTTTTATTACTGTTATCCCTGATAATGTATCTTGAACTAAAGTGTTCACATTTCCATACTCATCTTGCTGTTTTTTTGTATACTTTTCCACGGGTTTTGAGATAATGATTGAAAGATAAATACATATAGGGATTATGACAAAAGTAAAGAGAGTCAACTTCCAGCTTATCTGGAAGGCAAGAATTACCCCAAAAATAAACACAAAAGGCTGGTAAAAAATATCTCCTAAAGAAGAGTTAAGAAAATTTTGTATCAAAGATAGATCATTAGAAAGATTTGATATAAAATCTCCGGTAGCCCTCTTTTCGATAAATTCTAAATTAACTTTTGTCAACTTTTTACCAATATCTAACCTTAACTCATTCATATATTTTTCGGCAAATTTTCCTAAGTTAAAGGCCTTAACATACTCTAAAAAAATTCTTACAATAGAGATTAAAAGTACTGTAAGAAAAACCCTCTTAAAGCCCTCCAGATTCTTTGCTAGAACAAAATCTATCAGGTATCTCTCCATATTTCTAAAATAAATATTAATAAATGCCACCATAAGAGATAAAAGAATTATAGACAATAACAAAGACAGATTTTTCCTTAAAATAGAATAAATAAATCCCTTTCTCATCCGTCACACCTCTAAAATTTTTAATTTTTACTTGTAATATTTTAAAATTTAAACTCAATTTTTGTCAATATAAGAGTTAAAAATTTAAATCACAGTTTCAAAAATAGCAAAAAAATTGATGCAATTAAAAATTAACCACTGTAACACGAGAAACAATATTTACTATTTGTAAAATTACCTTCTTCTAACCTTTATATCAAAGGCTTCACCTGGATTGTCTACAAGTAATCTATTAATAATATCCTCTCCAATATTTCTCTCTACAAGTTTAGGAATGAGCTTGTAAGATATATCAGTATAAGGCCTTATATTTTGAGATTCTTTAGGCTTTCCTACTGTAAACCAACCAGCATCATGAGAAATTAAAATCCTATCTATAAATCCTTCTTTTATAACTCGCTCTATTAGATTTAAATGATATTCTATTGGCCTTCCTCCTACGGAATCATATTCAAGAAAAGCCCCTCTATCTAATAACTCAAGGTGAACATCAAAATCCTCAATAGCATCTGCATGGACAATAATAAGAGCAGAAAGATCTACTTTTTCTTCTTCAAAAATCTTTGCAACTTCAAGAGCGCATTGCTTTTCTCCAGTATGGCACGCCACTGTAAGTCCAGTCTCAAGATGAGCAAAGGCAGAAGCTCTTATTAATTTTTCATCTATATCATTTAAAGGACCAGGATTTACAGCAGTTTTAATAAAACCAGGTTTAATTCCATCTTCAATACTATTTTTCCATTCATTAATCCACATCTCTGCGAAATCTTCCGGAGAAAGTTGCCGGTACTTTTTGGGAACATGCTTATCCTCTCCTGCCCCATAAAAACCTGTATTTGTTATAATATTCAAACCGGTTTTTTCTGATAATATTCTTAAAATCTTTACATCTCTTCCCACATATTTAGGAGTGCACTCAAAAAAGCTGTTATAACCCAATTCTTTGATTTCTACTAAATAGGGTAGCATAACTTCCACAATATCGTTTCTTAAATTGTCATCAATAACTATCTGTTCTTCAGCAGAGGAAAAATCCACCAGAATATGCTCGTGTACCAAACTTTTCCCTATTTCTTTTCTATCTACTGCCCCTCTTACAGTCATAATCATAATAGATCACCTCATTTCTTTTTTTAAAATATTCTCTCACAAAAAAAGATATAATATAAGATATGAGGAAGTTTAACAAACCCAAAATAATATATAGCACTTGTCTTACCTCAGAACCTGTGAGGTATGATGGAGGCATAATAAGAGATGCCTTTGCCTTAAAGCTAAAAGAATTTTGCGAAGTGATAACTGTATGTCCTGAGATCTCTATAGGCCTTGGAGTCCCAAGAGATAAAATAATATTATATGTTGAAGAAAATAGAATAAAGGTTTATCAGCCCAAAACAGGCTTAGACCTTACCAATAAGATGTTGGATTTTTCTGAAGATTTCTTAGGTAAACTTCCAGAGGTAGATGGCTTTCTGTTAAAAAGCAAATCACCTTCTTGCGGTTTATCAAATACTATGATCTATAAAGATAAAGAAGGAAAAATCTTTCATTCTAAGGGAATAGGTCTTTTTGCTCATAAAGTTTTAGAAAAATTCCCCAATATTCCTGCAGAAGATGAGGGAAGACTTAGAAATCCAGAAATTCGAGAAAGATTCTTGACGAGAATATTTGTATTGGCAGATTTGAGAATTCTAAAAGAAAGACCCCCAAAAATAAGAGACCTAATAGAATTTCACCAGAATAATAAATATCTTCTTATGGCTTATTCCCAAAAACACCTAAAGGAGCTAGGAAACCTATTGGCAAATCAAACTAAATACTCTTTTGAGGAATTAATAGAGAAATATACCATTTTCTTCAGAGAGGCCCTTTCTGTGATTCCTAAAAGAGGAAACCATACAAATGTTATCTTCCACATATATGGATACTTTTCAAAAAAATTAAAAGAAGGAGAAAAAAACCATTTTTTATATCTTCTCAATCTATACAGAAAGGCAAAAATCAATTTAAGACCAATTATTGAAATTTTAAAAAGTTGGGCATATAGATTTGATGATCAGTACCTTTTAAATCAAACCTACCTAAATCCATATCCTGATGAACTTACACATATTGAATAAACCTCGATCTTTATGATATAATTTCTAAAACTAAAAATTGAATATAGGTTTCCAGGGGAGCTGAGGGGATAAGCTCGGCTGAGAGGAGACCTAAAATCCCGGTCTCGACCCTTTGAACCTGACCCGGGTAATGCCGGCGGAGGGAGAGAACATAAGGAAAATAAAGGACCGCTCGGTATAAACCGGGCGGTCCTTTATGTTTAATTAGGAGGGAAGAACATGCTTGTAAACGATAGAGAAATAAAATTTAAAGGCAATCTAAAAGACCTACTTCTTTTTCTAAATTATCCCACAGAGAAAATCGTAGTATTGGTAAACGGAGAGATTGTAAAAAAGGAAAACTGGGAAAACATGAAGTTAAAAGATGAAGATTATATAGAAATTGTCTCCCTTGTAGGAGGAGGTTAAATAACATGAGCTTGATTATTGCGAACACCGTTGTAAATAATCGTTTATTTGTAGGCACAGGAAAATTACCTGATTATAGTATCATCCCTAAAATGCATGAGGAACTCAAAATAGAAGTGTTTGCTGTAGCAGTAAGAAGAATAAATCCTGAAAGTGGTAAGGGATATTCTATTTTAGATTTCCTCCCCAAAACTGCCAAAATAATGGTAAATACTTCTGGAGCAAGAAATCACAAAGAAGCTGTAAAAATTGCGGAAATAGGGAGAGAACTGACAGGTTCTGACTGGGTAAAGATAGAGATATCAGGGGAACTAAAATATCTATTACCTGATAATGAAGAGACTATAAAAGCAGCAGATATACTTGTTAAGGAAGGATTTAAAGTATTTCCTTACATATCACCAGACCTGGTGGTGGCAAAAAAATTAGAGGAAATAGGGGTTTCTGCAGTAATGCCTTTAGGTTCTCCTATAGGAAGCAATAAAGGCATAGACTGTGAAACCTTGTTAAAAGCAATTATAGATGAAATATCTCTACCTGTAATAATTGATGCAGGTATAGGAAAACCCTCTCATGCCTCAAAAGCTATGGAATTAGGAGCTGATGCAGTACTCATAAATACTGCTATAGCCACATCAAATGATCCCTTTAAAATGGCACAAGCTTTTGATTTAGCGGTAAAAGCAGGAAGATTAGCTTACGAAATTGGCCTTCCTCAAGAAAAAGAATATGCTGATGCTTCATCTCCATTAGTAGATTTTATAAAAGGAATTAGGTGAGATTATGTTAGAAATCTTAAAAGAAGCAGATGAAATTTTGAAAAATCTTAATAATCTAGAACATAAAGGGGTTAATATAAAGAAAATCTTAGAGAAAGCTAAAATATCAAGGGAAGAACTAATCATTCTTCTCACGGACAATTCTGACGAAAACCTTATACTCATGGCTAAAAAAGCTAAGCAACTTACTGAGAGATACTTTGGAAAGACTATAACTCTTTTTACTCCTCTTTATCTTTCCAATTACTGCTTTTCTCCTTGTGATTATTGTGGTTTCTCAGCTAAAAATAAAATTTTTAGAAAGAAGCTTGATCAACAAGAAATAGTAAAAGAATATGAGGCAATCAAAGAAATGAATATTGATAGTATTTTACTTCTTACGGGATGCGATAAAATAAATACACCTTTCGAGTACATACTTGATGCAGTAAAGCTTGCAAAAAATTATTTTTCTGAAATTTCCATAGAGGTTTACCCTATGGAAGAAGAGGAATATGAGATATTAGTAAAAGAAGGACTAACAGGAGTAGTACAGTATCAAGAAACATACAATCAGGAAACTTATAAAAAACTTCATCCTATAGGTCCAAAAAGTGATTATGAATATAGACTGTATACTCAAGAAAGAGCTCTAAAGGCGGGAGTTTATGAGGTAACTGTAGGAGTACTATTAGGACTCCATGATCCTGTGGAAGATGTATTTAAAACAATCCTTCACGCAGAGTACCTCTCTAAAAAATATCCTAAGGCAGAAATTAACATATCCTTCCCAAGATTTAGAGATCCCCAAACAGGCTTCAAACCTAAATATGAGGTAAACGAAAAATCTCTCTTAAGATTTATCCTCTGTGCAAGAATATATTTACCTCACGTAGGAATAACTATATCCACAAGAGAAAGCAGTATGTTTAGAGATAGTATTATAGGCTATGGCGTTACTAAAATGTCTGCAGGATCAAGAACCACTGTAGGAGGATATTCCAAGATTGAAAATACCAACGCTCAGTTTGAGACTGATGATAAAAGAAGTGTAAACGAAATTGTTAAAGCAATAAAAAATAAAGGATATAGACCAGAATTTACAAATTGGATAAGAGGAGGTCTTTATTAATGAACTTTTTTGAAGAAATGTTATTAAGCTATTTTACCAAAGAACAACTTGATAAGATACAAAAAACCCGCATAGTAATAATGGGCTGTGGTGGGCTTGGCTCAAATGGAGCCATCACATTAACCAGAACAGGATTTAAAAATTTCATACTCATAGATCATGATAAGGTAGAGATTTCAAACCTAAATCGTCAAGCTTATTTTTTTAATCAAATAGGAATGCCTAAGGCAAAAGCCTTGAAGGAAAACATATTAAAAATAAACCCTGATTGTTACATTGAAGAGTATGTAGAAAGAATAACCTCTGAAAACATAGAGAGCTTTATGCATAAAGGAGATATCATCATGGAAGCAGTAGACTCCGCTCAGACAAAAGCCCTCATTTTAAACACTGCTATAAAACTTAATAAAAAAGTAGTTTCTGCCTCAGGAGTGTGTGGCTATGGAAATTCTGAAAAGATAAAAATAAGAAGAATTAATAATAATGTGTCTATTATTGGAGACTTTGAAAGTGACAACTCGGTTTTTAAACCATATGCCCCTAAAGTAATTGCCATATCAAGTCTTCAGTGTGATGAAATATTGAGGATGGTGCTTTATGAATAAAGGAGAAAAACTAAGCTTATTTAAAGATTATAATTTGTACTGTTTAACTTGTGAAGATTACTCCTTAGGTAGAAGAAATATCGATGTGGTAAGAGAAATTCTTAATGCAGGTGTTAGGATAATTCAATACCGAGAAAAGAAAAAAACTATGAGAGAAAAATACCAAGAAGCAAAGAAAATAAGAGAATTAACAGCTCAATACAATGCCCTGCTCATAATAAACGACCATCTGGACCTTGCTAAAATCGTCGAAGCCGATGGAGTACACATTGGTCAAGAAGACTATCCCATAGAAGTTGCTAAAGAGTATTTAGGTGATGAATTTATTATAGGTCTTACCACTCATACAAAGACACAAGTTATAGAAGCATTTCAAAAAGGAGCCGACTACATTGGTCTTGGTCCTATCTTCCCAAGCTATACAAAGGAAAAACCCCATCCTCCCATAGGCTTAGAGATAATTGAGTGGGCTGTAAACCACGTCCATATTCCCATAGTAGCCATTGGAGGCATAAAAGAATCTAACATTTACGAAGTCCTAAAACATGGAGCAAAGTGTATTGCAATGGTAACCGAAATAGTTTCTTCTCAGGATATTTATGAGAAAACAAAGAATATTATTCGTATATTGGAGGGATATAAAAATGGAAAAAACCTTGCTTGAAAAAGCCAAAAACAAAGAAATATCCATAGAAATAAAATCTGCCTTTGAAAATGAAGAAATTCCATCCCTTGAGATCTTGTTACAAAATATATCCGAAGGAAAAACAGTTATTCCAGCAAATAAAAAAAGAAAAAGAGAAAAATATTATGCCATTGGAAAAGGTTGTACCGTAAAGATTAACGCAAATATTGGAGTAACAGCAAATTATTCTAGTTTTGATAAAGAGCTAAAGAAGGCCGAACTTTGTGAAAAATATAATGTGGAATCAGTTATGGACCTTTCCTGTGGCGCCTTTGCCCAAAGATTCAGAGAAAAACTTATAAGAGAATTTTCTTTCATAGTAGGAAGTGTACCAGTGTATGATCTTTCTGGCAGATTTAAAGATTTTACAAAAGCAAAACCTAAAGACTTTTTAGAAGTCCTTGAGGAACATGTAGAAACAGGAGTTGATTTTGTCACCATACATGCAGGAATAAACAGAGAACTCGTTGAAAAGATAAGCACTAAAAACCGTATACTCAACATCGTATCTCGCGGTGGATCTATGATCTACAAATGGATGAAAGAAAATAAAGCTGAAAATCCATATTTTGAATACTTTGATGACGTGCTTAAGATATTAAAAAAATATGATGTAACCATAAGTATAGGAGACGCTTTTAGACCAGGATGCGTAGAGGATGCAGGAGAAGAACTACAAATAAGAGAAACCTACATAGTAAGCCAACTTGCAGAAAAAGCAAGAGAATATGGCATACAAGTAATTATAGAAGGACCTGGTCATGTAAGAGCCAACGAAATATACTGGACTGTTAAAATGATTAAGAAAATATGTAAGGATGCTCCCCTCTATGTTTTAGGACCTCTTACCACAGATATAGCAGCAGGATATGATCATATATCCGGAAGCATGGGAGCATTGATTGCATCTCTTGCTGGAGCTGACTTTCTATGTTACGTTACTCCAGCAGAACATTTGAGATTGCCTGATCTGGAAGATGTAAAAGAAGGAATTATTGCCTTCAAGATTGCAGCCCATAGTGCAAATATAGCAAGAGGCTTTAAAAAAGCCTTAGAAAGAGATATAGAGATTTCTATAGCAAGAAGAGATTTAAATTGGGAAAAGATCATAAATCTATCTATAGATCCTGAAAAAGCTAAAAGGTACAGAGGAGAGCTTAACAACATTTGTACCATGTGTGGTGAACTTTGTGCCATCAAAAACAGTAACTAAGATATTAGTCATAGCTGGATTTGATCCATCAGGCGGTGCAGGAATACTATTAGACACAAAGATAATCCATTATCTTGGAGGTTATGCCTTTTGTATTCCTACCTGTCTTACTGTTCAAAACACTCAAAAAGTTTACAAAACCTATGAGATAAACCCAAAATATTTTTTAAAAACCTTTGAAGCCCTAATAAAGGACGTTGATTACTTTGATGGTGTAAAAATAGGCGCACTATATTCAAAAAAGATAATTGATTTAATAATAAATTTAATAATAACATACGAACTCAAAAATATAATCCTTGATCCAGTTATTAATCCCACAAAAGGTAAACCGCTTCTGAAAAAGGATGCCTTTTCTTCCTTACTTCAACTTATATCCCTTTGCAGTGTTATAACCCCTAATATACCAGAGGCAGAATTTTTAAGTGGAATAAAAATAAAGTCCCTTGATGATATGGAGTTTTCCTTACTAAAAATTAGAGATAAATTTAATATCAAAAATATTATCCTAAAAGGTGGACACTTAGCCATAGGAAACGAAGTATATGATTTGCTATATACCGAAGACAAGATTATATCCTTTAAAAAGGAATATTTGAAAAATAAGCACATTCATGGAACAGGATGCCTTTTTTCATCAATTCTTACCTTTTTTCTTGCCCAAAATCTAAGTATAGAGAAGGCATTTTATGAAACAGAAAACAATTTTAACAAATTTATTAAAAGGGCTATAAAAATCTCAAAAGGACAATACGTGATAAATTTATAAGAAAGAACTAAAATGCAAAGAAAATGTTTATACAATAGTTTTTATCTGAAACTATTTACATTTATGAACTCCTTGTGTTATAATTTATCCGTAAATTTTCTTAAGGGGGAGGTTTAGAATTTATGAGAAAAAATTTGTTAATCTCACTATTAATCATTTCTTTTCTCTTTTTGATCTTATCCAGCACTGCTTGTGCTCCCTCCAAACCACCAACTCCACCACAGCCCGAGCAAGACACAGCAATATATAACTTTGAAGATGAAACTCAAGGGTGGCAACAAGCAAGTGGAGATGATGGTTCAGCAGTAATAAATGTATCACAGGATACCTCAAAAGCATATAAAGGGAGTGGTAGTTTAAAGGTAGATGTAAAACTAATTAAAGGAACACAAGAAAAAGCAGGCGTGGAAGTATATTTTGCTAATCCTGTAGATATGACAGGAAAAACATTAACAATTCATATGTATATTGACCCTGCCATAAAAGGAACAAACAATGGTATACAAATCTTTGCAAAAGATGATGACTGGTCCTATGGAGCAGGTCCATGGATCTCAGTAACAGATGACAAAGTAGGTAAATGGATAGAAGTGTCTCTAAACTTTGACAATCCTGGATGGAGCTGGTCAGGTGGCGGAAGTGATAATAACTTAGACATAACTAAAATAAAAGCAATTGGAGTTAAAATTCAAATGGGTGGACAAACTCCAGCAGGCGAAACTTTAGAGGGCTCATACTGGCTTGATTCAATTAATTACTAAATCAGCTAAGATTGAGCGAGGAGCTTAACAATTTTAGGTATAAGCTCCTCGCTCTTACCAGTTTAATCTCACTACTTCCTCTTTTATTCCCTTATCGGTAACTTCCATCAAAACAAAATGAGGTTTTCCTTCATCTAGATCTGACGAAACATAAGGGCGTGCTCCCCCAATACCAGAAATAATATATACTACCCCATTAATTTCTTTTCTGTAGTACATATGAATATGTCCAGAAAAAACATAATTTACTTTATACTCTTCAAATAACTTCATTAGCATCTTTGATTCCACAGGATCAGCTTTATGAAGCAGAAAAAATAAACCTGGAGATATAACTGGTTGATGCATAAAGACGAATTTATACTTCTTATCGTTCTCTTTAAGTACATTAGTTAACCATTCAAGTTGAGTTTTTCCAAGAATTCCCGAAGAATTATTTAAAATTATAAATCTTGCGTTTTCATAATCAAAATAATAATACAAAGGCCTACCAGTAAATTTTTGAAATTTTTCTCCCCTTGGATCCTTATAAAGATCATGATTTCCAGGAACAATGTAAAAGGGTATATTAACATTTCTTAAAAGTTCGCCTATATATTTATATTCTTTCTCAGTACCCTCTACTAATATGTCTCCAAGCTGGATAATAAAATCAGGCTTCCTTTTTAGAATTTCAGAAAGATTTCTTTCAAAAACCCCTGGCACAGGCCTTCCTGCTCTATCTCCTATTACTGCAAAAGTAAAACCATAAGCAAAAGAGCACAGACCTATGATTAAGAGAATTATGGTTATTAACTTCTTTATTTGCTTCATTTGTTATCTCTTTACCTTATTAAATTAGTATATATCTCCTTTGTTTTCCCAATTTTATCCTCTATTTCTCTTATAATTTTACTAAGAATTTCTTCTTTAATATCTTTCCCCAATCTACCCTCCAATGTATTATATATTACCTCCATGCTACTAATTATGAAACTCTTAATCTCATCCTCTCCATACTTGTCCTTTTCTTTATAAAAGTATATAAAATTCGGTTTTTTATCCAAGATTATATGTCCGAATAAATATTTCACATCAAGCAAACAGCCCTCCTTAAACTCGCTCCATACTCTTTCGATCTCCCGAATTAAGCTTTTATCTTTTAACTCTCTGGTTAAATTACTCCAGAAAATATAAAAAGAGTGGATCAAAGCAAGCTTATAATCAGTTTTAATATTTATCAAACAATTATTATTTATTAACGTTGTAATCACATTTTGTGTATGGATTTTTTCAAAAGGTGAGTAATCAAAAACTTGCCTTAGGGTTCTTTCCCCATTAAATAGGTAAGATATTATAAACTCGTCGGTTTTTAAATCTCTGCCTACGGGAAGAAATATATCACTTCCTTCAGATTTTAATACTGTGGAGAACTGTTCAGACTTTGTCTTATCAATTTCACTCTTTACATACTTGTTTAAAAAATCAAATACATTTCTTATAAACACTTCAATCTCGTTAGCTCCCATTCTCAACAAATGCCTATAAAAGTAGTGCCACGATGTTTTTTCAGAATTTATCAAATCCTCTAATAATCCTGAAATATCCTCCTCCATCTTAGATATGAAAGTCTGGATATCTTTTCTTAAAGCTCTCTCATTGGTTAGATACTTTCTACCATCTTCCTGAGTCAAAAATCTCCAAAATCTCCACAATATGTATACCCAAAATACCCTTTCATCATCATCTACTCTAATAAGCTTCTCTTCATCTATCAGCTTTCGAAGCAACTCTAAAGTTTTTAATTCTCCCAAAGGAGAGGTCATTACCACATCTCTTACTTTGGCAATACCATCAAAAGACGAGGACACCACCTCTTCCTCTAATGCAAGACCATCTATTCTAACAGGAAGTAAAACAAAATCACCCAAATAATTCATCAAGTCAAGATTTTGAGAAAGATTGACAATAATTTCTAAAGGATCCAAGTTCAAAATTTTATTTTGTGCCTTTTCATCAGGATAGAATACAAAATCCCCCCTATCCCACAAAGCAAGACCTAAAATTGCATTATATCCTTCTATAAAACCACTTCTAACATTTACTATTTTTCCATTCTCAAAGAATATTTCTGCCTTCTTTACCCCAGTATCTATCTCAAGTCTCCCTGTTTTTTTCCCTATAGAAAGAGTCTGAAGTACTTCCCAAAGAGGAATACTCTGCAAATCTCCTCTTATCCCCATAATATTTCCCCTTCTAAAAATTTATTAATATTTAATTATCTTATTAATCCCATTCTTCTCTTTCTATACTGGTCAAACATAATAGCAAGTATGATTATTGCACCTATAGCAGAGGGTTGCCAGTAAGCAGGAAAGCCTAATAACACCATTCCTGTTCTTAAAACTTGCATAATAGCCGCACCAATAATAACTCCAAGAACAGTTCCTTCACCTCCAGTAAGTGAAGCTCCCCCTATAACAGCAGCAGCTATAACATCAAGTTCATATCCCAAAGCTGCCGTAGGAGCAGCTACCCCTAATCTTGCAGTCATTAGGATACCACCAATAGCTGTAAGAGCTCCACAAAGAGTATAAACCAGTACCTTTATTCTTCCAGTATTGATACCAGAAAGCCTTGCAGCCTGTTCATTTCCTCCAACAGCATATATTTTATATCCCCAAGAGGTTCTATTAAGGAAGATCGATGTAATTATACCCAGCACTATCATAAATATAACGGGAAGAGGAATACCTACCCCTAAAAAAGGCACGTCATATTGCCCAAGAGTAATGAAAGATTTCGGTAAATCTCTAACAGGCCATCCTCCCGTTACACCATAGCAAAAGCCTCTCGCAATATTCATTGTACCAAGAGTAGCAATAAAGGGCGGAAGATTAGTTTTACTTATCAATATACCATTTATAAAGCCTATTAATCCTCCAATAAATATTCCACCAAGAATAGAAAGAAATACACCAAAATTAGCCTTAAGCATCATAGCTGTTATCAAACCTGCCATAGCCATTACTGAACCAACCGAAAGATCTATTCCTCCCGTAATAATAACCATCAATATTCCAAAACCACTAATAGCAATCCATGAAAAAGCGCGCAAAATATTAAAAATGTTAGTAGAAGTCAAAAAAGTCTCAGTGGTCAAACTTAGAAATAGAGATAATAAAAATAATATGACAAGAATTCCGAGCTCCTGAATTCTAGACGTCTTTATCAATCTTTTACTTTTTACCCCTTCTTTCATTTACAATCCTCCCCTCATTAATTAACTATATTTCCTGAAGCATAAGCCATAATCTTCTCTTGAGTAGCTTCCCTCCTGGGTACCTCTGCCACAATTTTCCCTTCATTCATGACAAGAATTCTGTCACTCATGGCAAGTACTTCAGGCATCTCTGAAGATATCATAATTATAGAAATCCCAGACTTGGCAAGTTGACTCATAATTGCATGTATTTCAGCCTTTGCTCCCACATCTATACCTCGGGTAGGCTCATCAAGGATAAGTATCTTTGGCTCAGAGGCAAGCCACTTTGAAAGAACTACCTTTTGTTGATTTCCTCCAGAAAGATAAAGAACTTTCTCAAATACTGATGGAGTTTTGATATTTAATCTCCTAACAAAATCTTCAGAAATTCTTGTGAGTTTAATTTTATCAACAAAATTAAGAAATTTCAGTATCTTCTTTATAATAGTTATACCTATATTCTCCCGGAGAGACATCTTTAATATTAATCCCTGATTTTGCCTATCCTCAGGAACTAAACCAATTCCCAATTTGACAGCGTCTTCAGGAGAATTTATCTCTACTCTCTTACCTTCAATTAATATTTCACCAGATTTCTTAGGATCAGCACCAAAGATTAGCCTTACAAGTTCTGTTCTGCCAGAACCTACAAGTCCAGCAATACCAAGAATCTCTCCTTTATAAAGAGTAAAACTAACATTCTTAACTACATCACTACTTAAGTTTTTAACTTCAAGAATTGGTTCTCCCCTTACCACTTCTTCTTTCCTAAACATATCTCCAATAGGCCTATTTACCATAAGATAAATGACCTTATCGGGAGTAGCCTCCTCTCTGGACATATATCCTACCAATTTACCATCTCTTAGAATTGTTATTCTATCAGCAATCCTAAATACTTCCTCCAACCTATGAGAGATAAAAACAATAGCAATACCTTGTTCTTTCAACTGTTTTATTACTTCAAAAAGTTTTTCTACCTCCTCTGGACCAAGAGCAGATGTCGGCTC
Coding sequences:
- a CDS encoding sugar ABC transporter ATP-binding protein, with product MEPILRVEGISKVFPGVQALDRVDFEAYAGEVMALVGENGAGKSTLVKILSGVYKRDSGRIYFEGKRVEIQDPYHAQLMGISTIHQELMVTPNQTVAQNIFLGREIRRRGILGVLGFVDKREMERRAKELLERVGADIPPDELVKNLSVAQRQLVEIAKALSFKAKVIIMDEPTSALGPEEVEKLFEVIKQLKEQGIAIVFISHRLEEVFRIADRITILRDGKLVGYMSREEATPDKVIYLMVNRPIGDMFRKEEVVRGEPILEVKNLSSDVVKNVSFTLYKGEILGIAGLVGSGRTELVRLIFGADPKKSGEILIEGKRVEINSPEDAVKLGIGLVPEDRQNQGLILKMSLRENIGITIIKKILKFLNFVDKIKLTRISEDFVRRLNIKTPSVFEKVLYLSGGNQQKVVLSKWLASEPKILILDEPTRGIDVGAKAEIHAIMSQLAKSGISIIMISSEMPEVLAMSDRILVMNEGKIVAEVPRREATQEKIMAYASGNIVN
- a CDS encoding ABC transporter permease, whose product is MKEGVKSKRLIKTSRIQELGILVILFLLSLFLSLTTETFLTSTNIFNILRAFSWIAISGFGILMVIITGGIDLSVGSVMAMAGLITAMMLKANFGVFLSILGGIFIGGLIGFINGILISKTNLPPFIATLGTMNIARGFCYGVTGGWPVRDLPKSFITLGQYDVPFLGVGIPLPVIFMIVLGIITSIFLNRTSWGYKIYAVGGNEQAARLSGINTGRIKVLVYTLCGALTAIGGILMTARLGVAAPTAALGYELDVIAAAVIGGASLTGGEGTVLGVIIGAAIMQVLRTGMVLLGFPAYWQPSAIGAIIILAIMFDQYRKRRMGLIR